A section of the Elizabethkingia anophelis R26 genome encodes:
- a CDS encoding DegT/DnrJ/EryC1/StrS family aminotransferase, translating into MKIKFLDLQKINQNHQEEIEEQLISVHRSGWYLLGKYTENFENNLAQYLGVKHAIGVANGLDALRLIIRAYKELGIFKNDDEIIVPANTYIASVLAITDNNLIPVFVEPNPQTHNLDIKKIEAAITSKTCAIMTIHLYGQVSFDHELSNIAKKYNLKIIEDNAQAIGAKYNNKKTGSLGDAAGFSFYPGKNLGALGDGGAVATNDDQLALTIRALANYGSSEKYVNIYQGLNSRLDEIQAAILDVKLKYLDNDNRKRRNIAEKYLSKIKNTKIILPNIPLNPEAHVWHLFVIRTEMRNELQDYLNEKGIQCIIHYPIPPHKQKCYSPYNYLEYPITELLCNEVLSIPISQVMEKDEVNYIIEALNNF; encoded by the coding sequence ATGAAAATTAAATTTTTAGACCTCCAAAAGATCAATCAAAACCATCAAGAAGAGATAGAAGAACAACTAATATCTGTCCATAGAAGTGGTTGGTATCTTTTAGGAAAATATACTGAAAATTTTGAAAACAATCTCGCACAATATCTTGGAGTTAAACATGCCATTGGAGTAGCCAATGGATTAGATGCTTTAAGACTTATTATTAGAGCATATAAAGAGCTGGGAATATTTAAAAATGATGATGAAATCATTGTACCAGCCAATACGTATATTGCCTCTGTATTAGCCATTACAGATAATAATTTAATTCCTGTGTTTGTAGAACCAAATCCACAAACACACAATCTGGACATTAAAAAAATTGAAGCAGCAATTACCTCTAAAACATGTGCAATAATGACTATTCATCTTTATGGTCAGGTATCATTCGATCATGAACTTTCAAATATTGCTAAAAAGTATAATTTGAAAATTATAGAAGATAATGCCCAAGCTATTGGCGCAAAATATAATAATAAAAAAACGGGGAGTTTAGGAGACGCAGCTGGTTTTAGTTTCTATCCAGGTAAGAATCTGGGGGCTTTAGGTGATGGAGGGGCTGTGGCTACAAACGACGACCAACTGGCGTTAACCATCAGAGCATTAGCAAATTATGGATCCAGTGAGAAATATGTTAATATATATCAAGGATTAAATTCGAGATTAGATGAGATTCAAGCTGCCATTTTGGATGTAAAGCTTAAGTACTTAGATAATGATAATCGGAAAAGAAGAAATATTGCTGAAAAATATTTATCAAAAATAAAAAACACTAAAATTATATTACCCAACATTCCTCTAAATCCTGAAGCACATGTTTGGCATCTTTTTGTTATTCGCACAGAAATGAGGAATGAGTTACAGGACTACCTTAACGAAAAGGGAATTCAATGTATTATACATTACCCAATCCCTCCCCATAAACAAAAGTGCTATTCACCCTATAATTATTTAGAGTATCCTATCACTGAACTATTGTGTAATGAAGTATTAAGCATTCCTATTAGTCAGGTTATGGAAAAAGATGAAGTAAATTATATTATTGAGGCTCTTAACAATTTCTAA
- a CDS encoding acyltransferase, with product MIKIHPTADVQSKSIGEGTLIWQFCVILEQAIIGRNCNINFNVFIENNVKIGDNVTIKPGVQIWDGITIEDNVFIGPNVTFTNDKYPISKNKDFLLLKTIVKKGVSIGANSTILPGITIHENARIGAGSVVTKDIPANEIWFGNPARKKS from the coding sequence ATGATAAAAATACACCCAACAGCAGATGTACAATCTAAATCCATTGGAGAAGGAACATTAATATGGCAATTCTGTGTTATTTTAGAACAAGCTATAATTGGAAGGAATTGTAATATCAATTTTAATGTATTTATTGAAAATAATGTGAAAATTGGTGATAATGTTACAATAAAGCCAGGTGTCCAAATATGGGATGGAATAACAATTGAAGATAATGTATTCATAGGGCCGAATGTAACATTCACAAATGATAAGTATCCTATATCAAAAAACAAAGATTTCCTTTTATTAAAAACAATCGTTAAAAAAGGCGTTTCTATTGGTGCAAACTCTACTATTCTCCCGGGAATTACTATTCATGAAAATGCAAGAATTGGCGCTGGAAGTGTTGTAACAAAAGACATCCCTGCTAATGAAATATGGTTTGGTAATCCTGCTAGAAAAAAAAGCTAA
- a CDS encoding glycosyltransferase family 61 protein — protein MESNDINRIQKILLWKKKKYKIISFFIKPKAHIVDFIPLDKITVDFCQTTIILEKSKVNKTYLPQIFENTQKVIEITKPEIKAYYLKNIMVVGNSTFFMTLDKNVAFYEKLHNDNRDIYIYNDSNIPFHSHSLAKIKNYPLFEFEDDALYLGGIFTSNYYHFLIEILSKTEYIKHIPGGDSLTIVLDSSIQENKNLKYLADIFLKNYKIVYLKKDLYYSFKNLWFINNPNPTIPNISDGSKYEASFTNIKPSSILYLRKICLESYNEKQISIKPIKRVFIARKSGFRRYNESDLLEIAKKYEFQAVYFEDLSINEQIFIIQNADYILGASGAAWTNILFALPHSKGLTWLGSVWGDFSVFSTLAKLVDFDLYFLRYESKTSHFHEDYTIQPDIFERHIIKLIEL, from the coding sequence ATGGAATCAAATGATATTAATAGAATTCAGAAAATTCTATTATGGAAAAAAAAGAAGTATAAAATAATTTCCTTTTTTATAAAACCAAAAGCTCATATTGTTGATTTTATACCATTAGATAAAATCACAGTAGATTTTTGTCAAACAACTATCATCTTAGAAAAATCTAAAGTTAATAAAACATATTTACCTCAAATATTTGAGAACACACAAAAAGTAATAGAAATTACTAAACCTGAAATAAAAGCCTACTATTTAAAAAACATAATGGTAGTAGGAAATTCTACTTTTTTTATGACTCTTGACAAGAATGTAGCTTTTTATGAAAAACTACATAATGACAATCGTGATATTTATATTTACAACGATTCAAATATTCCTTTCCATTCACACTCTCTGGCTAAAATAAAGAACTATCCACTTTTCGAATTTGAGGATGATGCATTGTATCTTGGAGGAATATTTACTTCGAACTATTATCATTTCCTCATTGAAATTTTATCCAAAACTGAATATATAAAACATATTCCTGGTGGGGATTCATTGACAATTGTACTTGATAGCTCAATTCAAGAAAATAAAAATTTAAAATATTTAGCTGATATTTTTCTAAAAAACTATAAAATAGTTTATCTAAAAAAAGATTTATATTATAGTTTTAAAAATTTATGGTTTATAAACAATCCTAATCCTACAATACCAAATATCTCTGATGGATCAAAATATGAAGCTTCTTTCACGAATATAAAGCCCTCATCAATATTGTATTTAAGAAAAATCTGTTTAGAATCATATAATGAAAAACAAATTTCAATTAAACCTATAAAACGAGTTTTCATTGCTCGAAAATCAGGTTTCCGCAGATACAATGAATCAGATCTTCTTGAAATAGCAAAAAAATATGAATTTCAGGCAGTTTATTTTGAAGACCTTAGTATCAATGAACAAATTTTTATTATTCAAAATGCCGACTATATTCTTGGAGCAAGTGGGGCTGCTTGGACAAATATACTTTTTGCGCTTCCACACAGTAAAGGATTGACATGGTTAGGCTCTGTATGGGGAGATTTTTCAGTATTTTCTACTCTAGCAAAACTTGTTGATTTTGATTTATATTTTCTTCGTTATGAAAGTAAAACATCTCATTTTCATGAGGATTATACAATTCAACCAGATATATTTGAACGTCACATTATAAAGCTTATAGAATTATGA